One region of Scophthalmus maximus strain ysfricsl-2021 chromosome 15, ASM2237912v1, whole genome shotgun sequence genomic DNA includes:
- the dnal1 gene encoding dynein axonemal light chain 1 codes for MAKATTVKEALAKWEEKSGEKASDAIAIKLYSQLPPIEKMDASLATLTNCEKLSLSTNCIEKITNLNGLKKLRILSLGRNNIKTISGLDAVGDTLEELWISYNLIEKLKGINCMKNLKVLYMSNNLVKDWGEFVRLADLPCLSDLVFVGNPLEEKYSAEGTWLSEASKRVPKLKKIDGTPVIRQEEGEAD; via the exons ATG GCAAAAGCAACGACTGTGAAAGAAGCCCTGGCCAAATGG GAGGAAAAGTCGGGGGAGAAGGCCAGTGACGCGATAGCGATCAAGCTGTATTCTCAGCTCCCTCCTATAGAGAAGATGGATGCGTCCCTCGCCACGCTCACCAACTGCGA AAAGCTGTCTCTGTCCACAAACTGCATTGAGAAAATAACCAATCTCAACGGCCTGA AGAAACTGAGAATATTGTCATTGGGAAGAAACAATATAAAGACAATCTCAGGGCTG gatgcAGTCGGTGACACACTAGAGGAGTTGTGGATCTCCTATAACTTGATAGAAAAACTGAAGGGAATCAACTGCATGAAGAACCTGAAAGTCCTCTACATGTCCAACAACCTGGTGAAAGACTGGG GAGAGTTTGTGAGGCTAGCTGACCTACCATGTCTCTCGGACCTGGTGTTTGTTGGAAACCCTCTGGAGGAGAAGTATTCAGCTGAGGGAACTTGGCTCAGTGAAGCCTCTAAAAGGGTTCCTAAACTGAAGAAAATAGACG GAACTCCAGTCATCAGACAGGAAGAGGGTGAAGCAGATTAA